A genomic segment from Cyprinus carpio isolate SPL01 chromosome A4, ASM1834038v1, whole genome shotgun sequence encodes:
- the LOC109053617 gene encoding cullin-associated NEDD8-dissociated protein 1 — protein sequence MASASYHISNLLEKMTSSDKDFRFMATNDLMSELQKDSIKLDDDSERKVVKMILKLLEDKNGEVQNLAVKCLGPLVSKVKEYQVETIVDTLCTNMLSDKEQLRDISSIGLKTVIGELPPASSGSALAASVCKKITGRLTSAIAKQEDVSVQLEALDIMADMLCRQGGLLVNFHPSILSCLLPQLTSPRLAVRKRTIIALGHLVMSCGNLVFVDLIEHLLSELSRNESMSTTRTYIQCIAAISRQAGHRIGEYLEKIIPLVVKFCSVDDDELREYCIQAFESFVRRCPKEVYPHVPTVISICLKYLTYDPNYNYDDEDEDENAMDADGVDEDYQGSDDEYSDDDDMSWKVRRAAAKCLDAVVSTRHEMLPEFYRTVSPALIARFKEREENVKADVFHAYLSLLKQTRPAQSWLCDPDAMEQGETPLTMLQSQVSMIVKALHKQMKEKSVKTRQCCFNMLTELVNVLPGALTQHIPVLIPGIIFSLNDKSSSSNLKIDALSCLYVILCNHQPKVFHPHVQAIVPPVVACVGDPFYKITSEALLVTQQLVKVIRPLDQTDVFDASPYISDLFACTIKRLKAADIDQEVKERAISCMGQIICNLGDSLGADLPGTLHIFLERLKNEITRLTTVKALTLIAGSQLKINLRPILGEAVPILASFLRKNQRALKLGTLAALDILVKNYSDSVTPAMIDAVLAELPPLINESDMHVSQMAISFLTTLARVHPDSLSKISGSILAELIALVRSPLLQGGALSAMLEFFQALVATGTASLGYMDLLRMLTGPVYAQSAALTHKQSYYSIAKCVAALTRACPKEGPAVVGQFIQDVKNSRSTDSIRLLALLSLGEVGHHVDLSGQPELKTVILDAFSSASEEVKSAASYALGSISVGNLPEYLPFVLQEISGQPKRQYLLLHSLKEIISSASVAGLKPYVENVWALLLKHCECTEEGTRNVVAECLGKLTLIDPETLLPRLKGYLLSGSSYARSSVVTAVKFTISDHPQTIDPLLKNCIGDFLKTLEDPDLNVRRVALVTFNSAAHNKPSLIRDLLDTVLPHLYNETKVRKDLIREVEMGPFKHTVDDGLDIRKAAFECMYTLLDSCLDRLDIFEFLNHVEDGLKDHYDIKMLTFLMLARLSSLCPSAVLQRLDRLVEPLRATCTTKVKANSVKQEFEKQDELKRSAMRAVVALLTIPEAEKSPLMSEFQSQISSNPELAAIFDSIQRDSSSANMESMDTT from the exons ATGGCGAGTGCCTCTTACCACATCTCTAATCTTTTGGAGAAAATGACATCCAGCGACAAGGATTTCAG ATTCATGGCCACCAATGATTTGATGTCCGAATTGCAGAAGGATTCGATAAAGCTGGATGATGATAGTGAACGGAAGGTGGTCAAAATGATCTTAAAACTCCTGGAGGACAAGAATGGAGAAGTTCAGAATCTGGCTGTAAAATG TTTGGGCCCACTTGTCAGCAAAGTAAAGGAGTACCAGGTCGAAACCATTGTTGATACATTGTGTACAAACATGTTATCAGATAAGGAGCAGCTACGAGATATTTCCAGCATCGGCCTCAAGACGGTGATTGGAGAGCTCCCGCCTGCATCCAGCG GCTCTGCTCTTGCTGCCAGTGTTTGCAAAAAGATTACAGGCCGCCTCACAAGTGCCATTGCCAAGCAGGAGGACGTCTCAGTTCAGCTGGAAGCATTGGACATCATGGCAGACATGCTGTGCAG ACAAGGTGGCCTCTTAGTGAATTTCCATCCTTCCATTCTGAGCTGTCTGCTGCCTCAACTGACAAGCCCTCGCCTGGCAGTGAGAAAGAGGACCATCATAGCCCTGGGACATCTGGTCATGAGCTGTGGAAACTTGGTCTTTGTGGACCTCATCGAGCACTTACTATCCGAGCTCTCACGCAACGAATCTATGTCAACCACGCGCACTTACATCCAGTGTATTGCTGCCATCAGCAGACAAGCTGGCCACAGAATCG GTGAGTACTTGGAGAAGATCATCCCGCTGGTGGTGAAGTTCTGCAGTGTTGATGACGATGAACTGAGGGAGTATTGCATACAAGCATTTGAGTCTTTCGTAAGGAG GTGTCCGAAGGAAGTCTACCCACATGTCCCAACAGTCATTAGCATCTGTCTTAAGTATCTGACCTATGACCCCAACTACAACTATGATGACGAGGATGAAGATGAGAATGCAATGGATGCCGACGGTGTAGATGAAGATTATCAAG gaagtgatgatgAGTATAGTGACGATGACGACATGAGTTGGAAAGTGAGGAGAGCAGCAGCAAAGTGCTTGGACGCCGTAGTGAGCACACGACATGAGATGTTACCGGAGTTTTACCGCACTGTTTCTCCAGCACTCATTGCCCGCTTTAAAGAGCGGGAAGAAAACGTCAAGGCAGATGTTTTCCATGCTTACCTGTCCTTACTCAAGCAAACACGCCCTGCCCAGAGCTGGCTCTGTGACCCGGATGCCATGGAACAGGGAGAAACTCCTCTTACAATGCTACAAAGTCAG GTGTCCATGATAGTAAAAGCACTGCACAAACAGATGAAGGAGAAAAGTGTTAAGACACGGCAGTGCTGCTTCAACATGCTGACAGAACTAGTGAACGTGCTGCCAGGGGCCCTGACACAGCATATTCCTGTTCTCATCCCAG GAATCATATTTTCTCTCAACGATAAGTCAAGCTCTTCAAATCTGAAGATAGATGCCCTGTCTTGCTTGTATGTGATCCTGTGCAACCATCAGCCTAAAGTCTTCCACCCCCATGTTCAGGCTATAGTGCCTCCTGTAGTTGCTTGTGTGGGTGATCCCTTTTATAAGATCACCTCTGAAGCATTGCTGGTCACCCAGCAGTTGGTCAAAGTCATTAGGCCCCTGGATCAAACAGATGTTTTTGATGCCTCGCCCTACATTTCTGACCTTTTTGCTTGCACCATTAAAAGGCTGAAGGCAGCAGATATTGACCAGGAAGTCAAAGAGCGAGCTATTTCTTGTATGGGGCAAATTATCTGCAACCTTGGTGATAGCCTTGGTGCAGACCTACCAGGTACTCTCCACATCTTCCTAGAGCGACTAAAGAATGAGATAACAAGGCTGACCACCGTCAAAGCTCTCACACTCATCGCAGGGTCACAGCTGAAGATCAACCTAAGGCCCATCTTGGGTGAGGCTGTTCCGATTCTTGCCTCCTTCCTACGTAAGAACCAACGAGCGTTGAAACTAGGCACACTGGCTGCACTGGACATTCTGGTCAAGAACTACAGCGATAGTGTAACACCGGCCATGATTGACGCTGTACTGGCTGAGCTGCCACCTCTTATCAATGAAAGCGATATGCATGTCTCCCAGATGGCTATCAGCTTCCTCACCACGCTTGCACGAGTCCACCCTGACTCGCTGTCTAAGATAAGTGGCTCTATTTTGGCTGAACTCATAGCTTTGGTTCGTTCACCGTTGCTGCAAGGTGGCGCTCTTAGCGCCATGCTGGAATTCTTCCAGGCTCTTGTAGCTACGGGAACTGCCAGCTTGGGCTACATGGACCTGCTACGTATGCTAACAGGTCCTGTGTATGCCCAGAGTGCAGCGCTCACCCATAAGCAATCCTACTACTCCATTGCAAAGTGTGTGGCCGCTCTTACCCGCGCTTGTCCTAAAGAGGGCCCTGCAGTGGTGGGACAGTTCATTCAAGATGTCAAGAACTCGCGCTCCACTGACTCCATCCGATTGCTGGCACTGCTTTCCCTCGGAGAGGTCGGCCATCACGTTGATTTGAGCGGTCAACCTGAGCTAAAAACAGTCATCTTGGATGCCTTCTCTTCAGCCAGCGAAGAGGTCAAATCAGCAGCTTCATATGCGTTAGGCAGCATCAGCGTAGGGAACCTCCCGGAGTACCTGCCCTTTGTCCTGCAAGAGATCTCTGGCCAACCCAAGAGACAGTACCTGCTGTTGCACTCTCTCAAGGAAATCATCAGCTCTGCCTCGGTGGCAGGGCTTAAACCGTATGTTGAAAATGTGTGGGCGCTGTTGCTCAAACACTGCGAGTGTACAGAAGAAGGCACAAGGAACGTGGTAGCTGAATGTCTGGGAAAGTTAACACTCATCGACCCAGAGACTCTTCTGCCCAGGCTAAAAGGCTATCTCTTATCAG GATCATCTTATGCCAGGAGCTCTGTAGTCACAGCTGTTAAATTCACAATTTCTGATCACCCACAGACAATTGATCCCCTTCTTAAAAACTGCATAG GTGATTTCTTGAAAACATTGGAAGATCCAGACCTCAATGTACGAAGAGTGGCTTTAGTAACCTTCAACTCTGCAGCTCATAACAAACCTTCTCTTATTCGAGACCTGTTGGATACAGTTCTCCCTCATTTATACAATGAGACCAAAGTGCGCAAGGATTTAATCAGAGAG GTTGAGATGGGTCCGTTCAAACACACAGTGGACGATGGTCTGGACATCCGGAAGGCTGCATTTGAATGCATGTACACTCTATTAGACAGTTGCCTTGATAGACTTGACATCTTTGAGTTCTTAAACCATGTTGAAGACGGACTTAAAGACCATTACGATATCAAG ATGCTGACGTTCCTCATGCTGGCTAGATTATCTAGTCTGTGTCCCAGTGCAGTGTTACAGAGGTTGGACAGACTTGTAGAGCCGCTTAGAGCAACATGCACCACAAAG GTAAAAGCTAACTCTGTGAAGCAGGAGTTTGAGAAGCAGGACGAGCTCAAGCGATCTGCCATGCGGGCAGTAGTGGCCTTGCTAACCATCCCAGAGGCCGAGAAGAGCCCCCTAATGAGCGAGTTCCAGTCTCAGATCAGCTCCAACCCTGAGCTGGCCGCCATCTTTGACAGCATCCAGAGGGACTCCTCCAGCGCCAACATGGAATCCATGGACACCACTTAA